GATACCGGCTCCAGCGAGAGGACCGGGCCAGGCCGCTGCCCACGCCGCGAATACCCTGCGGCGGATAGCGCATCGCTGACGCCAGCGCGCTTGCAGCTTCTGCGGTCTCCACCATCGGAACCAGCAGGGTGCGCGCGCCGATTTCCAGCACTTGTTTGATGAGCGCGGAATCGCCGTGCGGAATACGCACGACCGCCTCCGTGTCGTAGGGCGCCGCCGCCTGAAGCCCGCCCAGCATAGAACGCAGGTCGTTCGGGCCGTGCTCTCCATCGATCAGCAGCCAGTCGTAGCCAAGTCCCGCGCACACCTCCGTTGCGTAGGGATCTGCGAGCCCAAGCCACAGGCCTGCAAGCTGGCGACCCGCCTGAAGTGCGTCCTTGAACGTATTGCGTGGCGTCTGGGTCATACAAATCTCCCAGAGATCGAGCCCAGGGAACCGTAGTCCGCATGGAACACATCGCCGACTGCGTAGGCGACAGGTCTCGTGAAGGAGCCGCCCAGAACGATTTCGCCAGCCGCGAGCGATTGCCCGTAGGGCGCGAGCCGGTTGGCCAGCCATGCGACACCGTTGGCGGGGTGGTTGAGTACGGCCGCACCGAGGCCCGACTCCTCGATCACCCCGTTCTTGAACAACAGGGCACCGGCCCAACGCCAGTCCACCTCATTTGGGCGCATCGGGCGACTACCCAGAATGATGGCGCCATTGGCCGCGTTGTCCGCGATCGTGTCCAGCACCTTGCGCGGCGAGCGGGTGTGCCGGTCAAACTGCTCGATGCGCGCATCAATGAGTTCCAGCGCCGGGACAACATAGTCGGTCGCATTGAGAACATCAAACATGGTGATCTCCGGCCCTTGGAGGGGCTTGGAGAGGATGAACGCGAACTCCACCTCCAGGCGGGGCAGGATGAAGCGGTCGGTCCGAATTTCCGATCCGTCAGCGATCAGCATGTCGTCGAGCAGCGTCCCGTAGTCAGGCTCCGTGATCTGGGACGAGATCTGCATGGCCCGGGAGGTCAAGCCGATCTTGTGGCCGATGACCTTGCGGCCATCCTGTTTGCGCAGTTCCATCCAGGCGCTCTGGATGGCATAGCTGTCTTCGATATCCATGGTGGGATGAAGACGAGAGAACTGTTCAAGCTGGGAGCGTGTGCGCTGCGACTCGTGCAGCTGACGCGCCAGCGATGCATGCAATGCGGGGCTGAGGTTCACGGTATGGGCCTGGTCGGTGCTGATGGCAGGCCCGGAGTAT
This Acidovorax sp. 106 DNA region includes the following protein-coding sequences:
- the hpaI gene encoding 4-hydroxy-2-oxoheptanedioate aldolase, whose amino-acid sequence is MTQTPRNTFKDALQAGRQLAGLWLGLADPYATEVCAGLGYDWLLIDGEHGPNDLRSMLGGLQAAAPYDTEAVVRIPHGDSALIKQVLEIGARTLLVPMVETAEAASALASAMRYPPQGIRGVGSGLARSSRWSRYPNYLHEANDRVCLLVQVETADALAQLDAIAQVEGVDGVFIGPADLSASMGYLGQPSHPDVKAAIEKAIQTIRSHGKAAGILCTDEALARHYTSAGAQFVAIGVDTTLLSQAARALLQRYRNDLAPTGPEVRNGY
- the hpaH gene encoding 2-oxo-hept-4-ene-1,7-dioate hydratase; this encodes MNLSPALHASLARQLHESQRTRSQLEQFSRLHPTMDIEDSYAIQSAWMELRKQDGRKVIGHKIGLTSRAMQISSQITEPDYGTLLDDMLIADGSEIRTDRFILPRLEVEFAFILSKPLQGPEITMFDVLNATDYVVPALELIDARIEQFDRHTRSPRKVLDTIADNAANGAIILGSRPMRPNEVDWRWAGALLFKNGVIEESGLGAAVLNHPANGVAWLANRLAPYGQSLAAGEIVLGGSFTRPVAYAVGDVFHADYGSLGSISGRFV